The genomic DNA TTCTTCTGGTTGGTGCCGAACCGTGAGGTGTTGCCGGTTGCTGAGGAGAAGTTGTACATGCTCCACGCTACAGTAACCGTACTGGAGTAACGGGACAGGATGCTGGTCTTGGCCTTGGGTGTGGCAAGACGGGCTTCCGGCGAGTACTTGTCGGTGGTGGATCCGGTAACGAACGGAGCAACTGCAGCGTTCCTGGTGCTGTGACAGCTCAGGCACTGGTTGTTGATCTTGGCGATCTGCGCCCTGGTGCCGTTTGCGGTATAGGCGGTACCGGTTGATCCTTCAGTATAAGTTGTGCCAGAAGGCCTGGCAGTGCCGTTCCAGATGACGAGATCGACCGGCTTGCCGGAAGTCTGGTCGTGATAGCTACTATTTATGCTGCCGTCACTGTTGGCTTCCCAGTGACACTGATAACAGTCGGCGGTGGTGACCGGCCGGCCTTGGATATGGTGAGACTGGGCGGTGAACTGGCCGGCAGCGCCGATTCGTTTAGGTGCAGCAGCCGGCACAGCGCCGGTATGGCAGCCGACACAATCGCCACCTTCAACAGAACCGTTGATATGCAGGCCAAGACCGGCAACAGTCAAGGTGCCGTTGGCATTGAAGTGCTTATGACAGTTACTGCAATTAGATGATGCAGGTGAAATGTTCTGGCTGGCAGTGTAGGCCGCATAAGCCGCTACGGCTGTATGAGCTGCGGACCGCGGTGGGAAGCCGTGACACGCTCCGCAATCAGCTGCAGTCGGGGCTGTCGCATGGTTTAAAGAAAGGAACGGCGTTGCCCAACGTGGGGCTTTGACTATTGCTGCCAACTTAGCACCAGTAGCCTTTTTGTTGGAAGCAAGAGTATCGCCATGGCAGTAGGTTGTTGCACAACTGTGTGTAGCCGAACTGTAAGTCGCCTGAAGTGTTCCTGCAAGACCGCGTGCAAGGGAACCTGTTGGGAAGGTAACTTCAGCAACACCGTTCAAGTGACCAGAAGCCGTAACTGTAGCAGGTACGACATGGCAATCTTTGCACGACGCAGAATGGCTAATACGGCTGCCGTTGGAGCTCAGGTGATTAAAGTGAGCGCCGACTTGGGTATCAGTGTTTGCAGTAACCTTAGGTATTGCCGTCGAATAAAACGGATTGCTATTTACTTGACCATGACATTTTTCGCAGACATTGCTGGAATAAGGGAAACCATTGACAGGAGCTGCGACTGATGCGCCCCAAGTCGGTTTACCAGAACCATGACAATTTGTCACATTGCAAGTACCATAATAACCTTTCGCAGGTTTGAACCCTGTTGAAGAGTATTTGGAGTAGCCTGTCAAGCTAAGATCGATCTTCTGGTTAACATGAGTAGAGCCGGCGCTTCTAGGAACAGTGGATGTCCCTGTGTAACCTGATCCATGACAGATGTCGCAGGTGTATTTCGCATTTCCAGTCTGATAAGCATGAGTGTAGTGGCTTCCAGATGTAGCGTTGGCGAATGTAGCCATATTGTTGTGGCAGCCGCCACAGTCAAGCACCGTGGTCCCCCACTTTGGCTGGCGGTAGATCGACGCCTTGGCGTTATCACTTTGGCCGTTGGAGTGACAGTAGCTGGTTCTGCAGGTTCCGTAGTACCCCTTAGCAGGCGCGAAGCCTGCAGCTGAGTACTTAGAGTAAACAGTGCTTGTTGTTTGCGTAGTATTCGAGAAATCCAGATTTATTTTCTTGTTTACGTGAGTGGCAACGCTCACTGCTGATGTGGTATAGCCAGCTCCGTGGCAATAATTACAAGCATATGCATAGTCTTTAGCATGCCGTTGATGATCGCCAGATGAAATAGTTGTAAAGGTGCTCATGTTCTGGTGGCAACCACCACAGGTAAGGGTCGTTGTTCCCCAGAGAGGCTTACGGTATGTAACTGAGGCTGAAGCATTCTGTCCCTGTGCGTTTGAGTGACAGTAGCTGTTATTGCAAGTACCGAAATAACCTTTAGCCGGAGCAAAACCTGCTGCAGAGTATTTGGAATATGCTGTATTGGGAGCAATGCCAGAAAAACTCAAATAAATGGACCGATTCACATGATTAGCAGTATTGACACTGGTTGCGGAATACCCTTTATGACAGGTGCCACATTTGAAGTTGCCATTCGCAGCGTAGTCCTGAGCATGTCGCTTATGATCACCTGTTGCGGTAGCATCAGTAGACATATTTTTATGGCAAGATCCACAAGTAACTGAAGCTGAATTACCCCATTGCACAGATGCAAAATCAGTTGAAGCCAGTGCGCCACCAGTTGCACTTTGAGCAGCGCTATGGCAGTAGATGTTAGTGCAGTTCCCGAAGCTTGTGCTCGGCGCTATCGTACCAGTAGACCCAGCAGCCCCAGTTCGATACTGAGGCGTAAACCCATTGACACCAATAAGCTTTGATCCGGTTGACAGCCGCCACTGGACGCTGGCATTGATATGTGAAAAATTCCCTGCTGACACTGTTGAATGGCACTTGCTACAGGAGAAACCATAATTCCCAGCTGTAGTAGCCACATGCTGGATGTGGCTCCCAGTCTGTGGCGGATTTGCATTTGTTACAGCATGACAGGTACCACAGGCTGCATCTGTTGAACCGCCTGTCCAACGCGGGTTGGTAGAACCATTAGCCCCGCTCCATGCACCGTGGCAATAGACATTACATGAATTACGAGCACCAGCTGCGGTGACAACAGCGGTAGCAGTATCCGTAGAGGCATAATTATAAGGAGCATTAAGAGAGGTACCACTGTAGCTTCCAAATGACCCGGCATTACTTACAGTAGATGAATAATGACTCCAGTTCGACTTATTCAGCTTAAAGCCAATCTGTACAGTGTTACCGGGATGCCCGCCAGTAGTGTTATTGAAATGACAAATCGCACAACTCATCGCTTCAGTTGTTGCATGTACTGTGTGCGCTCCAAAACTGCCGAACCCAGTAGCCTGGCTGGAATTATTTATAGCCATACCACCTGAACCGGTAGTATTTGCAGCAGGTGGATTACCATGGCAGGAATTACAACTAGCTTTAAAACCAGCTGCATGAGCATGGCAAGCAGTGCAGTCTTTTCTATTATTAGAGTGGGAAGGGTTATTCTTTGTCGTAATCTTGCTGTTACTGTACTGATGGTATTTTGTTTTATGATGACAAACTTCACAAACATTTGTTGAACCATTTAAAGCATAGGACCGCTCGTCATTACCGAAAACACCTTGCGTGGTATTCAAGGATGCTGTCATCCTCGTGAAAATTACTGATCTTTTACCAATAGGGGTCGTTATATTCTCAAGGACCCTTTTAACATTAGTTGTTGATGAAGAATGACACCATGAGCAATTCTTTGTGGTACCCCATGTCCCGTATGTAGCACTGGTGTTGTTGCTGTCATGCATTATCGGGCTGTTAAGCGCATTAGAATCAGTAACATTTGTGAACATGATCACGCTAAAGGCGATCAGGAGAGGAAAAGAACTCCTCCATTTGTTCATGCCGAGAATTTTTTTTGCTATAACCTGTCCCATGGTGACCTCACCTCGTAAGAACTATGTATGAAATTAAAGGATATATGATCAGTAAAGGCGCTCCACCCATATATCGGGTGGAGCGCAGTTAGACTTTAGAGCTTACTGTGGCAAGCCTCACAGGTGAGGCTACCAGCATTCCAGGTTACAGGTTTGGCCATGTGGCATGCTACGTTGCTACATGTCTTAGTCCCGCCATTCCACATATTTGTTGTATCAAGGGCGGACTTCGCAATGTCATAAGCAGCTGCACCATTTTTGTAATTGCTGCCGTTTCGATTCCAGTACCCGCCCGCTGCAGTATAATCGGCAAATGCGGATGTCCTGAGCTGCGCTTTCGACCTGACCTGAATCGGATTGAAAGCCATTTCAAGCTTACCGTTAACATGCATCTTAAGACCGCGTGCATTGGTATCGGTGGCGTAAATTCTGCCAGCTTCCTTAGCATCATCAGAGTGACAAGTGGTACACTTCGTGTTGTACTTATTCCTCGCAAATTCTGTCGTTACGAAGTGACAAATATTGCAGCTGATGGTCGTTGCCTGTGTTGCGTTGCCATGTGCAGATGAACGTACAGAAGAGCTGTAGTTGCTCAGCTTGCCGCTTGTCCCGTTAAAGATATCATCGGAATGAATGCCGATAGCATGAGCAGAATGGGCACCAGTAGCTGGAGCGTTACCATGACATCTATTACAACGGTCTGCTCCATAAGTAGAACTCCACACCGTTGTTGTTATGTATGCAGTAGAGCCGTTACTATGGCAGTAGATATTAGCACAGGTTACAGAGTTAGTACCAACAGAACCACCGACAGTCGGGGTATATGTTGAAGTTGGGTTCTTGGATCTCATCGTGCCAGCCGCCGTATCACTTGCCAGGATAACATCGATAGTCCCATTCAGGTGAGATGCAGAACCATAGGGGTGGCAGCTTGCACAACCAAAACTGTAGTTAGCCCATGCCGTACCAGACAATGGGTCAGACCCTGCAGACCGGTTAGATGTGTAGTTGCTCAAAGGCTGGTAGGGCAAATTCTGCTGTGCCAGCAATGTAGTTGCATAAGTTCCACCAATATGACGAAGATGTGCACCGCCGAGATTTGGGTGGCAAGAAGCACAATTAAGCGTACCGGCAGACCAGGCAATCGGCTGATAAGAGCCTTTACCGTTGGAGTGGCACATCACGTTATTACAAACATTAGCGGTAAACGTGGACTTCCACGAAGAACTCATTGTAGCAAACTTAACGTCAGTACCATTCACATTATATGTACCGTTGATATGTGTTGTAGTTGCGGCCTTGAGTGCGGTAGTGCTCCCGGCGGCAACAGTATTAGAATGGCATTTATCGCATGTGATTGAAGAGAAGCTTAAATGCTTTGCATGCGGCTGGGACGAAACCGTATGGCAAGAAGCTGTACAGTTAAGGGCACCAGCACCAGATGTCCAGGCAATAGCTGAACCAAACACACCCTTACCATTCGAATGGCAGTAAACATTGTTACAGTTACCGCCAGTATATCGAATGGAACCGCCTGCTCTGACGCCAGAGTAATCATGGAAGTTATTCACATGCTTGGTCTTATCAGCTATTGATCGGGCAGGCTTTGCATTAACAGTCTTAGCGTGACAATCTACGCACCCAAAAGCAACAACGCCAGTGAACCCAGTTCTAGTGTTAGCAACATGCTGCAGGTGTGCACCTGAGAGCGAGCCAGAGGAAGTCTCATTGGCATGGCAACCAGCACAGCCCACTGCAGTTGTAAGGGCACCTTCAGCCATCCCCCAAGTAGGGGCGATGAGAGCTGTACCACCCTTGCCATCGCTGTGACAGTAGGTTGTATTACATGAGGTGCTACCACCATTGGTCCAGGCAAATGCAGCACTATTATCCTGACCAGCTACTGTGGAATTGTAATTATACCATTTACGCCCAGTCGTTACAGAGTTGGCACTATAAAGGCCGAAATATACTTCTGCCTTCCCAACAGAGCTTCTGGAGTTGGCCAGGTTAGAATGCTGTGCTGGTGTAGAGTGGCAAGCTGCACAGGTAAAGCGGTACTGCGTCGTTGAACTGAGATTGGCCGCAGCATCATTAAATGCAGAGAAAGTATCTGACTCATAGTGTTGCTTATGAGCTCCCTTTTTGCTCGCGGATGAAAAAGACCGGAACGCAGCACCATGGCAAGAATCGCAGGCAATGACGGTGACACCCCACTGAGGGTTGCCGCCACCATGACATGCGGTATTGTTACAAGTTGTGCCTGTCCAGGTACCCCCGACTGCTGCCGAGAAGGTAACGTCACGATTACCGTCAACATGATGTGCCGTATAATCCTTAAATTTACCAACCACAGTAGAGCTTACCGTATGGTCATGACATTTAGCGCATGTTGTTGAATTTGCGCCAGTGTTTACGTGCGTGGCATGGCTATTTTCCTTACCGGTGCCTGTAGTATAGTTTGGCTCACCAGCAATGGAGTTGAATGCAGCGCCTTGAGCAGTTGTCTCATAACCATGACACCCTTTACAATCAAGAGTTGCACTGCCAGT from Geoanaerobacter pelophilus includes the following:
- a CDS encoding CxxxxCH/CxxCH domain c-type cytochrome, which gives rise to MERDFKVGCKTKPSILWFVSLITALFLGGVAHAAPQYSLTCSSCHGMPPADSTSRDPNTGSFKGNHQTHLSSGAPPVTCNVCHNMTNYTNSHQDGQISLKNGINGSPKAGALYNGISTFKNQTSVPVLGSCANVNCHFESATTTWGTTTLLSYTNATTNDCNDCHGMPPAGVAGNSYAGGADGSHTKHNDYYAGADKCIKCHADHTAEANKFAHATSAGNRVLNIALRDAANVASGSYNGTLTTINYLPSQTKTTFGSCSNLYCHSSGIKGSAPFTGKANAQWATGVLSCDKCHGYDSSSLPAYNMISSGRHKQHIANGTLTGVVINCETCHAATVSGGAITAGTRANHVDKNVNVKFQAALNAGAPLYNGADALTAAAGSVKAAGSAPASCANLYCHSNGNKKASGTPIYQTVAWGTGVALDCTGCHGSAGTSSSPVYANTGVGTNQANNHVIHVQGKGLTCNICHSSTATSSTALIAGGQHLNGTIQVSFDTSFYTPIGTAGYASSTCNNTYCHSNGNGAVVTQPQWGAQLDCRGCHGGDAAHANVLSTNKHRIHIDPAAAGSSLGLGTGLQCAACHVKTINTFANNTTITAQAYHVNKLKDYSGARAGKIIAAAQCANVYCHSSGAKTPKFRNMTGSKLWTGSATLDCKGCHGYETTAQGAAFNSIAGEPNYTTGTGKENSHATHVNTGANSTTCAKCHDHTVSSTVVGKFKDYTAHHVDGNRDVTFSAAVGGTWTGTTCNNTACHGGGNPQWGVTVIACDSCHGAAFRSFSSASKKGAHKQHYESDTFSAFNDAAANLSSTTQYRFTCAACHSTPAQHSNLANSRSSVGKAEVYFGLYSANSVTTGRKWYNYNSTVAGQDNSAAFAWTNGGSTSCNTTYCHSDGKGGTALIAPTWGMAEGALTTAVGCAGCHANETSSGSLSGAHLQHVANTRTGFTGVVAFGCVDCHAKTVNAKPARSIADKTKHVNNFHDYSGVRAGGSIRYTGGNCNNVYCHSNGKGVFGSAIAWTSGAGALNCTASCHTVSSQPHAKHLSFSSITCDKCHSNTVAAGSTTALKAATTTHINGTYNVNGTDVKFATMSSSWKSTFTANVCNNVMCHSNGKGSYQPIAWSAGTLNCASCHPNLGGAHLRHIGGTYATTLLAQQNLPYQPLSNYTSNRSAGSDPLSGTAWANYSFGCASCHPYGSASHLNGTIDVILASDTAAGTMRSKNPTSTYTPTVGGSVGTNSVTCANIYCHSNGSTAYITTTVWSSTYGADRCNRCHGNAPATGAHSAHAIGIHSDDIFNGTSGKLSNYSSSVRSSAHGNATQATTISCNICHFVTTEFARNKYNTKCTTCHSDDAKEAGRIYATDTNARGLKMHVNGKLEMAFNPIQVRSKAQLRTSAFADYTAAGGYWNRNGSNYKNGAAAYDIAKSALDTTNMWNGGTKTCSNVACHMAKPVTWNAGSLTCEACHSKL
- a CDS encoding CxxxxCH/CxxCH domain c-type cytochrome — translated: MSTFTTISSGDHQRHAKDYAYACNYCHGAGYTTSAVSVATHVNKKINLDFSNTTQTTSTVYSKYSAAGFAPAKGYYGTCRTSYCHSNGQSDNAKASIYRQPKWGTTVLDCGGCHNNMATFANATSGSHYTHAYQTGNAKYTCDICHGSGYTGTSTVPRSAGSTHVNQKIDLSLTGYSKYSSTGFKPAKGYYGTCNVTNCHGSGKPTWGASVAAPVNGFPYSSNVCEKCHGQVNSNPFYSTAIPKVTANTDTQVGAHFNHLSSNGSRISHSASCKDCHVVPATVTASGHLNGVAEVTFPTGSLARGLAGTLQATYSSATHSCATTYCHGDTLASNKKATGAKLAAIVKAPRWATPFLSLNHATAPTAADCGACHGFPPRSAAHTAVAAYAAYTASQNISPASSNCSNCHKHFNANGTLTVAGLGLHINGSVEGGDCVGCHTGAVPAAAPKRIGAAGQFTAQSHHIQGRPVTTADCYQCHWEANSDGSINSSYHDQTSGKPVDLVIWNGTARPSGTTYTEGSTGTAYTANGTRAQIAKINNQCLSCHSTRNAAVAPFVTGSTTDKYSPEARLATPKAKTSILSRYSSTVTVAWSMYNFSSATGNTSRFGTNQK